ACCAGCATGGCACCGATGACCACGGCACCGGAGTCCTGCAAAAGGCCCAGAGCGGCGATGGCGGTGGCCATGGCCATCATGATCAGAAAATCGGGATTGAAGCGGGCCCCGGCCAGCAGTTGATCGAACACCCGGACGCGTTCGGTGGAATTGAGTTTCGGCAGGTATCTGGCCAGCCACTCCATCAGGGCGGTAACCCGCTCTTTCCGGGCGGGGCTGTATACCACGATGGTGCCCCTGGCCTCGGTCACTGTTTCGCTTTCCTGGCGGATGTGGTGAAACCGGTGCAGCACCTGGGCGCTGGACGCTGTAATCAGCATGGTATCGTCAGGGTGCAATGCCCGCACCAGCCCCTGCATGGTATCGGACGCCACGACAACGTCCGGCACGAATTTCTCGGACATGCCCATTCCGATTTCGCGCAGCTTCAGTTCCAGTTCCTTCCTGGCGGTTGCCCGGGCATCGGCGCCGAACGCCGGCCCTACCAGCAAGGGAACCACCGTACCGCCCTGCTGCGCCAGATCCAGTGCGAACGACAGAGAGGACTTGCTCATCGAAGACCCCATGGGAACCAATATGCGGCGCTTCTCTACAGAGCCCGAAGGAGCGGGGTCGACCAAAAGCGTTTCACACGGGGCGAAGCGAAACAGCCTTTCCGAAAAAGAGGCGCCCCCATTGCCGTCTTCCAGGCGGCCCTCGGTTCCGATGATTAGAAAATCAAAAGCATGGGCATCGAGGGTTTCGAGCACCGCCGTAACCGGGTCGGGGTGCCGCAGATATGCAATGCCGCCATGCTGCGGATCGTCCTCGGATGGTTTCAACGCCTGGTGGACCGCACGCAGAAGACCCTCCCCGCTGATCAATCGCTCCGGCGTCAAAGGCGTCATGGGCTGGATCGGGTATCCCTTGAAACAGCACAAAATCGTCAATTGACCGAAACGGGAGTTTGGCAGCAGATCGCCCCATTCGATCATCGCCCCGGCGTTTTCCGCATCCGTTATTACCATCAGGCTTTTCATGGGTTTGCTTATCCTTGAAGGGGACCGGAGATTTCCCTGGGGTTGTATATCTCGATATCGCCCGTGCCGTAATACGGAATCGTTGCGTCTTCGTCGTCGACCACGGTGATATTGTAAAACGCACCCGGCAAGCCCGCTTCAGCCTCTTTGCGGGTGGCCTGCCAGAGCTTCCAGGCATATCGCCAGGCCGTAACATCCGAAGTCAGCATCGCATCCGTCATCGGAGGGGAGTACACCTGTTCGAATCCCGTTTCGTTCTGCCTGTGGAAGCGGACCCGATAGCCTTTGGGTTTACGAATCCACCCATTTTCGATAACTTTCAGTCCTTCTGTGATTTTCATCGGCCCTCCTTATCTCACGCAATCGTTTCGTCTGGTTCCGCTTGGGGGCCGGCCTCCTGGTCCGACACCGCAGCGCTGCAAATGCCCTGCTCTTCCATCGCTTCGCGAGGATTGAGGTGCAAGTCCAATTGCGGGAATGCGAAACGAATTCCTTCCTGGTCGAACCGCAATTTGGTCTTCTCCAATAACTCGCAGCGCGCCACCCAGTAGTCCTTGTTGTCAACCCAGCAGCGGCCGCCCAACTCCACCGCACTTGCAGCCAGGTTGAGGACATAGACCATGGGCCCGGGTTTCGTCTTCACCCGGGCATCTTCGGTCATCACCGCTTCTAAAACCCGTTTGGCTTTGAGCAGATCCTGGTCGTAACAAATACTCACGTCAACCTTCACCCGGCGCGTCTGGGTGAAGTGATAGTTAATCACGACATCGTTGAGGATCTGGCTGTTGGGAACGAAAAACGTTTTTCCGTCGAAAGTTCTCAGGCGGGTGTTGATAAACGTGATGGCCTCCACCTTGCCCAACAGGGTGCCGGCTTTGACGGTATTGCCGACCTTGAATGGCATGGAGGGAAGAAGAGGACGCAGGAAAAGAATCAGACCGACAGCAATCAGGGCGATAATCGTTAGCAATCTGAATATGTTGGTCGGCTTGGCCCCAAATTCCACCGCCGCAAGGGCAACGACGCTGGTAACCAGCAAAATATATACGACATTGCAGGCCACGGTGGCATATACTGTTTTCGGCATGATCCGTTGCAATAAGTTGCGCAGCCCCTTGTCGATCCAGCGGGCCACCAGCAGGCCCAGGATCAGGACGGCCAGGGCAATGACCATCTCCCTGCCGTGCTGAGCAAGCGTATCGCCAAACTGCTGCATCCGGGACAGCTCAGGGTTCATCTGCTTTTACCTCCTTGACAGCGGGCTTTTTAGCCAAGCTTTTTCAATATGTTACAATAGGTTATTATGGGCGATGCATTTCTTTTATTTTTTACTTCATCTGCGAAAAACAATCAATGACCGATATTTTTGCGGGGCTTGCCGGCTTAGCGATGGGAACCACCCGTAAATACAGGCCTGCAGCACACGGGTGTCCGGGATGACGAAGCTTGTTTTTTCGATTCCGATCTCGTCCAGGAAGAACACAAGGGTTGTCGCTCAAACCATTAAAACCAGGCCCGGGGGGTGTCAATGCGGACAGTCTCTTATGCCTGTATCGCATTGTTTATGAAGTTCGGGATAGGGTTTGGGGGTTGACACATCATCGATAAGATTTTATTCAACTTCCAACTCCTGTCCGAAGATAGGAAATGAAACCGTAACATACAATCCATTCGAAAACCTATAGCCACGAAGGCCGACACGAAAATGTGTGCAGTCTTGGTGGCTTTTTTATTTGAGGGGAGCGTTTTATGAAAAGATGTCTGGTTTCGTTGATCGGAGGGATTCTTTTACTAACTATATTTTCAACTGGTTGCATCGCTGAACAAAACATCGTAGACGCCATGGGGCGGACAGTTGCCATCCCCGACAAGGTGGAAAAAGTCATCTGTTCCGGACCGGGTTGCCTGAGACTGCTCACCTATCTTCAGGCCCAGGATCGCATTGTCGGCGTGGATGACATGGAAACCCGGCGCTCCCGTTTCGATGCCCGCCCCTATGCCCTGGCGCATCCTGAATTCAAGCAATACCCCGAATTCGGCAGTTTTCGCGGCCACGACAACCCCGAGCAGATCCTGGTTCTCGATCCTCAACCCCAGGTTATCTTTAAAACATACGCCACCATGGGCCATGATCCCATCGAGCTTTTCCAAAAAACCGGGATCCCCGTTATTGTGCTCAATTATGGGGATCTGGGTGCGAACAGGGATCAGTTGTTCCAGGCCGTTCGCATCATGGGGCAGGCTTTGGGAGAGGAGAAGAGAGCACAGGCGGTTGTCTCCTTTTTTGAGTCGACGATTTCGGATCTGCACAGCAGAACCAGGGACATCCCTGAAAAAGACAGGCCCTCGTGCTATGTGGGCGGCATCGCTTCCAAGGGTCCCCACGGGTACCAGTCCACGGAACCCGGATACCCCCCCCTGGCTTTCATTCATGCCAAAAACATGGCCTACGATACGGGCCTGAAAGGCAAAGCGCTGCTGCACAGCAATGTGTCCAAGGAGAAAATCGTGGAATGGGACCCGGAATTTCTGTTTCTGGACCTGTCCACCTTGCAAATGGGCGATAAGGCCGGCGGCCTATACGAGTTGAAAACCGACCCTGCATATGCATCCCTGACAGCCGTGAAGCAGGGCAAGGTGTATGGCGTGCTGCCTTATAACTGGTACACCCGGAACTTCGGCTCCATTCTGGCCAATGCCTATTATTTGGGCAAACTGCTGTATCCCGAGCATTTTAAGGACATTGATCCCAAAGCCAAAGCGGACGAAATTTATACTTTCCTGATCGGAAAAGGCGTCTTTGAAATCATGAATCAAAGTTTCGGCGGGCTGGTCTTCCAGCCGGTGCCTGTACAATAAGGGGGAGATATTCATGCACCTGATGCACGGCACCCGGCATGAGGCGTATTCCCGCTACGTGGGCCGCAAGGCCGCAATGCTCATGCTGGCCGGGGTCCTGCTTGCCCTGGTTTCTCTTGTCAGCATTTCCAAAGGCGCGGCCAACCTGCCCATTCAGGAGGTGGCCAAGGTCCTGCTGGGCTATGATGTGGCCAAACGATACGAACTCATTGTCTGGAATATTCGCCTGCCCCAGGTGCTGGCCGCCATTGTCGCCGGCGCGGGATTGTCCCTTTCCGGAGCGGTCATGCAGTCGGTCCTGCGGAATCCCTTGGGATCTCCCTTTACCCTGGGCATTTCCCACGCAGCCGCCTTTGGCGCCGCCTTTGCGGTAATGATCCTTGGATCGGGAACCATGGCCAGTTCCCAGGTCGGTGCGATAACCATATCCAATCCATATGTAACAACGGGAATGGCGTTCATTTTTTCCATGGCCGCTTCGGGATTGATTGTGGGGATATCGCGCATGCGAGGGGCCACTCCGGAAATCATGGTGCTCTGTGGGGTGGCATTGGGGGCCCTGTTCACCGCGGGGACCATGTTCCTGCAGTTCTTTGCCGACGATGTCCAGCTTGCGGCCATGGTTTTCTGGACGTTTGGAGACGTCGGACGGGCCTCGTGGTCGGAGTTGGGGGTGCTGTCGGTCATCACGCTCACCGCCTCGGCCTACTTTCTGATCAATTCCTGGAATTACAACGCCGTGGATGCCGGAGACGAAACTGCTCAGGGGTTGGGCGTCCGGGTGCAGCGTGTGCGCATCTGGGGCATGCTGGTATCCTCTCTGGTCACTGCCGTGGCCGTTTCCTTTTTAGGCATCATCGGCTTCGTGGGCCTGGTCTGCCCCCATATGGTCAGGCGGATGATCGGTGGCGATAACCGTTTTCTGCTGCCGGCTTCCATGCTCCTCGGAGCCATCCTGCTGCTTGCCTCCGATACCGTGGCCCGGCTTATCCTGGCCCCGCATCTGCTGCCCGTTTCCATCCTTACGGCCTTTATGGGAGCGCCGGTTTTCCTGGTTTTGATCATCAGAGGATATGCAAAATGATTCTGGAAGTGAACGGCGTAAAATTCGGGTATAACGGAAAGGCTATTCTGAAAGATGTGCAGTTAGGCGTCAAAAAGGGCGAAATGCTCGTGATCCTGGGGCCCAATGGCGTGGGCAAAACCACCCTGTTGAGATGTATCAACGCGATTCTCAAACCCAAAACCGGAACCATTATGGTGGATGGCAGGGACGTGTTGAAAATGGAGCCCAGGGCCATCGCCCGCCGGGTGGGCTATGTGGCCCAGTACCAGGCCAGAACCCGTATGACCGCTTTTGATGCCATACTCATGGGAAGAAAACCCCATCTGCGTTTTCGTACGTCGGAAAAGGATCTTCACATGGTGGACGGGGCCATTAAAATGCTGGGTCTGGAGGAACTGGCCATGCGGCATATCGATGAAATGAGCGGTGGCGAACTGCAAAAAGTTGCCGTTGGCAGGGCATTGGTCCAGGAGCCGCGTCTGCTTCTACTGGATGAGCCGACCAGCAGCCTGGATCTCAAAAACAGTATGAACATCCTTTCGCTTATCAAACGCGTCGTACGGGAGCATCGTGTCAGCGCAGTCATGACCATGCATAATCTCAATTCGGCCCTTCGGTTCGCAGATAAGTTTGTCTTCCTCAAAGGAGGGAAAATTCATTCGGCTGGCAAAATCGGGGAAGTTACTGAAGAAATGATAGAAGAAGTATACGACATCCCCGTGGAAATTCTCCACCACAAAGGCCGTCCGTTGGTGGTGCCGCTGAACTGAAGCGCAACCCTATCCGGTCAACGGACGGGCCGCACCGCTTCGAGTCGCTCTGAAATGGCAAAGGCTTGATCACCCGATATCACATGGGGGCGCTTGATTTCGCACATGCGCGGGGATGAGATCGTCAACGGGTTTACCCAAACTGCGAATGGCAACCCGGCAGGCCTTGACCCCGTGTTCGGCCTGGGATTCGAGAACGACAAACTGCCCGCCGATCTTCTCCAACAGGCACCGGTCAAATTCCATCACCTTGTAGCAGGCCTGCACATCACCACTGTCCCGCAGGGGGCACCAGACATGGGTCTCCGCAAATACCGTATCAACATCGGACGAGACGATTTTCTGCATGCCTGAAGTGGGAAACATCCGTTTCCACTCTCGACCGGCGTCTGTTATATCCTGTTTGGTTTCGGCATTCCTGATAAAAAGCGCCAGCTTGGCATTCAATCGCATAAAATGCCTGGTAAAGCTATCCCATCCCATTCGGGCCGAGAAGGCTCCGATGGCCAAACCGGTTTTGAAAGCCGGAAAATAGATCAACGCATCAAAAAGATTTTTGGCATTTGCCTTCAATACGAACCCTCTTAGAGGAATTATACCTCGGTCTTGCTTGTAGCGTGCGTGAGAATATCGGCAATGGTTTCTCCCCACGAGTAGCTTCCTTCCAGAAGCGCCTTTTTCAAACCCGATACAGCGGCATCATGGTAATTTTTACCCGTTGGAGAAGATGCGAATTCGATGTATTGGTCAAGCTCCGTCTCTGTAACGTTTCTATACGTATAAAGCAAAGAAACGATTGTCTGGGCGCGCATCGCACCTTCTATCTGAGGACGGGTTTGTTCGACAACCGCAGCCAGATTGTCATATGCTGGCTGTTGCTCCTTCGGCAGCGAGGCAACAATGGCTATGGTGATGGCAAGCTGGGTGTTCATCGCCACTTCCACGCTGGTCTCCGTAGCTTTTACGGCATCATCCAATCGCCCTATGATTTCCAATCGTTCCGGCAACGGCGGCGATTTTTGAAGTGTCTGCGCGAATTGCTGCATCTCGGTATATTTTTCGGGTGTCGAAGCGGCCTCCTCCAGTTGGGTAAATTTACGACCTAAAGGCGAGTCAAGCCATGCCAGTACCTTTTTCAGGTCATCAATACTCAGTTTTTCTCTGCATTCACCCAATATGGCTCTTTTGATATTTTCCGGTGCAAAGACCGTTTCTATGGACGCCCGGATTTCTCCGATGACAATTCGGGGAATTGCTTTCAAACGGTCGTCGGTTGCAGCGACTTGGTCAAAACCGACCTGAATGACCATCGGCAATTGCACGATCTGCTCCTCCAGGCCGGATTTGCCATACAGATCCTGCAAGAGCGCTTCCTTGCTGTCTTGTGCTGTTGTTGTAAGGGGTAGAACCAAAAAAACGATAGCCAGCTGCAAGATTTTCAAACGCATCGTATTCCTCCGATCCATTATTAAGCAAATTTCCATCGAGCGCATATTCCTTTGGATTTTACTGAAACGAAACACAACCGCGACTTTTTGCCATTGGCTGCAATTCGCCAATTATGAGCAATATGAAGTATCGCGTCAATTCTTATCTCTGAGAATCTGGCGGGCATCCAAGCGGGTTTCAGCGCTGTGGTCGCGGATTGGTTTACCGTGTTCTCATGCGTCGGTTGCCGGCAGATGCCCGTTTTCGCGCCACCCCCGAAGCCGGTAGTAGTCGTCGATCAACTGCCGCAAATCCGCTTCGGTGATGCGCCTTCCATCGGGCAGGGCCTCGTTTAGCAGGCGTTTGGGCAGCCAGTCGTCCGTAATGCGAAGGCCCTCTTGCAGATTAAAGCGTCTTGCGCTGTCGGTGACCCGCGCCGCCAAAGCCTGCAGGTCCGGTTTCTCCAACTGCTCGCCGGTAGTCAGCGCCAACATTTTACCGAGTTCTTCCCAGGGATACAGATCCCGATAGAAACGACACAGTATCAAGGTGTCAAAAAGTGTGCAGCGGTCTTCGAAGTCAATGAACAAAGCGGCCTTGTCCTCGATCTGGTCAGGAGCGATCATACCAGCCAATTCCGGTTTGTAAAAGGTCGTCCGCAGATGACAGGCGCCCCGGTCGGCAACGGCGTAGGCCAGTCCCATGCCTTTGAGAGCCCTCGGGTCGTATCCGGAAGGCTCCAGCCCTTTGACGTGCACCGCCAAATCTTCGAGACCGAGTTCTTCGCTGGCCGGCCGGATCCCTTCTGCCAGAAGGCCGCCTACATCCTGGCGTATGACAATTTTTTTCAACAGGGCCGCAATCTGGTCGGGCTGGTTGTAGTCGATCTCCAGATCGATTTTCCCGCGCCGTCGGGCTTCAATGGCTAAGGCTGCCAGATTGCCGGCAGTCATGGTGTCCAGTCCCATTCGATCGCACAAATCGTTGAGAAAAACGATTTCCTCGATCTCTTCGATCATACACAATCCGCCGAAGGCATAAATGGTCTCGTATTCCGGCCCTTCCAGTTTCAGCCCCTGATGGCGGCCCTGCTGAACCTCGATCGATTTGCCGCAGGCCAGGAAACAGGTCCGGCAGGCCGTCGGCCTTGGCCTGCAGCGGTCTTTGATGCTCTGGGCGTTGATATTCTCCCGTTGCTGCACCGAACCCTGGGACCAGTACCGACTGGGAAACCCCCCGGCATTGTTGAGGACATCCACCATCATGGGGGTTCCGTGGTTGCGGTAGGCTTCCGCCGCGGGATGATTTTTAAGATCCTTTAGCATCTGTCGGGCGTAGGCCTTGATTCTTTGAGGGTCGGCAAACGGTCTGCTCGCGGAGCCGTGGAAGACGACGGCTTTGATTTTTTTGGAACCCAGGACCGCTCCCATACCCGTGCGGCCGGCAACCCGCCAACCATCGTTTTTAATCACTGCAAAACGAACGCAATTTTCTCCTGCCGGTCCGATCACCAAAATACCGGGTGATTTGGCCGCCACTTTCTTGCGGAGGACGGCTTCGGTTTCGAAGGTATCGAGCCCCCAAAGATCGTTGGCTGGATGGAAAAAAACCCCTTGGTCGGAGATCTCCAGCCAGATCGGGCTTTCAGCCATACCACTGATGAGAAAAGCGTCGAAGCCGGCCCGGCTCATGGCGATCGCCGCACTCCCGCCGGAATAGGATTCGGCGTACAGTCCGGTCAGTGGCGATTTGGAATAGATGCCGTGCCGGCAGGAGCCGTGCAGGGGGCTGTCCGTGGCCGGTCCTAAGGCCAGTATGAGATGGTTGGCCGGCGACAACGGATCCACGCCAACAGGGTTGTGGTCCAGCAGCAGTCGGGTGCCCAGTCCCTTGCCCCCCATACATGTGCGAAGCAACGTCTCGTCCAAGGATTCCACCCGATGGGTCCGGTTGCTTACATCGACACTTAGGGCCTTTTTAAAAAAACCATACATGGCGGGGTCCTTTTCTCATTTGAACGATGCCATCGGTTTGTATCGCTGCATCCGGAATCAGGAGCCGGAAATTTCAGCAAGGCTTTCTTCCAGTATGCCCAGTCCCTTTTCCAACTGTTCGTCAGTGATAACCAGGGGCATGAGCGTGCGGATGACGTTGCCGAAATTTCCGCAGGAAAGCAGAACCAGTCCCTTTTCGAAGCAGCGGCTGACGACTGCCTTGGCCTTGTCAGCAGCCGGTGTTTTGGTTTCGCGGTCTTCGACCAGTTCCATGGCCAGCATGGGGCCTTTGCCGCGCACGTCACCGACGATCTCATAGCGTCGGGCGATCTCGTCGAAGCGTGCCTTCAGCGTCTCGCCCAGGGCCACCGCCCGGTCCATCAAGCCGTCCTCGATCAGGATTTCAGCCACGGCCAGCGCGGCCCGGCAGGCGATGGGATTGCCGCCATACGTGCCCCCCAGACCGCCCGCGTGGGACGCGTTCATCAGCTCGGCCCGCCCGATTACCGCCGACAGGGGCATTCCTCCGGCGAAGCTCTTGGCCATGGTCACGATGTCAGGCACCACGCCCCAATGGTCAATGGCGAAAAACGTGCCGGTCCGCCCGGCGCCGGTCTGCACTTCGTCAACGATCAGAAGAATTCCGTGCTTTTCGCAGATGGTTTTGAGCGTGGAAAAATATTCGGGTGGCGGGGTGATGAACCCGCCCTCCCCCTGGATGGGTTCGGCGATCACCGCGGCCGTCTGCTCGGCGGCCACATGGCTGATGAAAAACTCCTCTAAATAGTTGGCGCAGGCCGTGCCGCACGATGGATGGGTGAGGCCGAAAGGACAGCGGTAGCAGTAGGCGTAAGGCATCCGATAGACTTCCGGTGCATAGGGTCCGTATCCGAACTTGTAGGGTTTGACCTTGCTGGTCAGGGTCATGGTCAGCAGCGTACGCCCGTGGAACGCGTTGTCGAAGCAGATAACGGCGGGACGCTTGGTGGCGTAGCGGGCGACCTTGACGGCGTTTTCCACCGCCTCGGCGCCGCTGTTGGCAAACAGGGTCATCTTGGGGTCATCCCCGGGTGCCAGGGCGTTCAGACGTTCGGCCAGATCCACGTACGGTTCGTACATGGCCACGTGAAAGCAGGTGTGGATGAACTTGGCGGCCTGGTCCTGGATGGCGGCGACCACCTTGGGGTGGCAGTGCCCCACATTGTTCACGCCGATTCCACCTGCAAAATCGATCAGTTCTCGGCCGTCCACGTCCACCATGATCGCACCGCGGGCTTCCTTGATAAAGGCGGTGGTGATGTTGAACGGCCCCTGGGGAACATGTTGGTTGCGTTTTTCGAGCAATTCCTGGTTTCGGCCTGACATGGTTAAAGCTCCTTTGTATTGTGGTGTTCGGACGGCGGGCAAATCGCCTGCGCGACCTGCCCTGCAGACGGGTCGCATGATGCAAGAATGACAGCAAAACCCATACCACTATTCTTGGGCAATGGAGAGAGGAGAGATATGCCAGTCGGTGCTTTAGAATACGGCTGACGCGGCTCCGATCGAACCGGTGGTGACAGGGCACGGCGAACCAAATATGCAATATTGCATAAATGGGGCTTTTATGATTAATCAGGCCCATGAAGCCTGCCGATAAGAAATGCACCCCACAAGCAGCGGCCAACATCGACGCGCTCCTGTTGTCGAAACGGATCGACGAGCAAGTGGTCCGCAGCTGGCGCCTGTTCGCCAAGGCGCTGCTAAACGCAACCGGCAACGCCATTTTCGTTGTCAATCCATCGGGAACCGTGGTCATTTCCAACCGCCGGGTGCAAAAATCACTTGGACTGTTCCCGGGCAGCCTGTTGGCCACGACCTGGCCCGATTTCTGGCCTTACGCCCGCAAGGCGCTGGAAAAGCGTGAAAACTTTAAGCGGCTGCCGGTTCAGGCCGGCGATGCCTCCTACCTTGGCCGCCTGGCACCCATTGTCCACCAGGGTGCTCTGATTGGCTTGTTGTGCGTGCTGGAAGACCGCACCGAACTGGAGAAGACCACCCGCAAGATGCTTTCTTTCCAGGAACTGAGCCGGGAGCTGGATGCCATCATCGCCTCCAGCGATGACGGGCTGTGGAGCAGCGACGGAAACGGCACCATCCTGCGCATCAACGCTGCTTCCGAACGGCTCAATCGCATCAAGGCCGCAGACGTGGTGGGGCGCAATGTGGACGACCTCGTGGACGAAGGCCTCATCGACACTTCGGTCACCCGCAAGGTGCTGCAAACCCGCCGGCGCGAGAACATCCTGCAACAAACCCGCTCCGGCCGGCGGTTGATGCTGACCGGCAATCCGGTCTTCAATTCGAAAGGGGAACTGATCCGGGTGGTGGTCAACGAACGGGACATCACCGAAATCAATGCGTTGCGGGAAGAGCTGGAACTCCAGGTAGCCAAGAACGACCAAATCCAGCGGCACATGCAGGAGATGCAGGTCGTCGATCCGGACTCGGGGAAGATGATTGCCCGCAGTGCCAACATCGTGCGCGCCTTTGGCCAGGCCCGCAAGGTCAGCCAGGTGGATTCGACGGTCCTGGTTACCGGTGAAACCGGCACCGGCAAAGGCGTCATCGCCAATCTGATCCATCGCTTTTCCGCCCGGGCCGACCGCCCCCTGATCCACGTCAACTGCGGCGCGATTCCCGAAACCCTGGTGGAAAGCGAACTGTTCGGCTATGAAAAAGGCGCTTTCACCGGAGCTGCCAGCCGCGGCAAGCCCGGCTATTTCGAGCTGGCCGATACCGGCATTCTCTTTCTTGACGAGGTGGCCGAACTGCCCATCGCCTCCCAGGTCAAGCTGCTGCGCTTTCTGGAAGACGGAAAGGTGACGCGGGTGGGCGGCACCGTTGCCAAAACGCTGGATGTGCGGGTCATCTGCGCGACTCACCGCGACCTGGAAAGCATGACCGCCCAAGGGGAATTCCGGCTGGACTTATATTATCGCCTGAACGTCGTCCCTATCGCCGTGCCGCCGCTCCGCGAGCGCGAGTCATGCAAGCTGCCTCTGGTAAGGCACTTCATCTCCTATTTCAGTACCAAGTTCAAGGACGCCATTCCCCTCCGGATCAGCCGCCGGGCCATGGACGCCCTGCTGGCCTACCACTACCCGGGCAACGTCCGCGAACTGATGAATATCTGCGAACGGCTGGTGGTCATGGCCGAGGCCCATCGCATCGGTGTCGACGACCTGCCCGCCGCCATCACTGGCCCCCTGTCGCCTCAAAATGGTTGCCGTACGGAGATGCTGGAAGCGGGCGAGACCCTGCCCAGGACCATGGCCGCCATCGAACGGCAGCTCATCCTCCAGGCCCTGGAAAAATACGGCACCCAGGCCAAAGCCGCCCAAGCCCTGGGCATCAATCAGTCAACCATCGCCCGCAAACTCAAACGGAGCATCCAGGCCGGAACAGGGGCTATCGATATGCACCGCTGCATTTTTTAATGCATTTCTGCATTTATCTGCACGCTATCCCTACCATGAGACCTGCCAACCGGTCGCTATAGCAGAGAGCTGAGGCGATCCCTTCGCTTCTTCAGGCTGGCAGGCAAAT
This window of the uncultured Desulfosarcina sp. genome carries:
- a CDS encoding DUF389 domain-containing protein, yielding MKSLMVITDAENAGAMIEWGDLLPNSRFGQLTILCCFKGYPIQPMTPLTPERLISGEGLLRAVHQALKPSEDDPQHGGIAYLRHPDPVTAVLETLDAHAFDFLIIGTEGRLEDGNGGASFSERLFRFAPCETLLVDPAPSGSVEKRRILVPMGSSMSKSSLSFALDLAQQGGTVVPLLVGPAFGADARATARKELELKLREIGMGMSEKFVPDVVVASDTMQGLVRALHPDDTMLITASSAQVLHRFHHIRQESETVTEARGTIVVYSPARKERVTALMEWLARYLPKLNSTERVRVFDQLLAGARFNPDFLIMMAMATAIAALGLLQDSGAVVIGAMLVAPLMSPLIGAGFALVQGNIRLFRFSIRSIALGIAFGFALSVLIGFLNPNEDFTSEIMARTGPEVRDMLVAFISGAAAAYAFARPGMAGTLAGVAIAAALVPPLATAGIGLSRGAWRVFEGAAILHVTNLVSITLGAATTFRVLGIQGIRLGIGPALWARRAILVLLLAAILLSAPLFHRSAAKIMEGPARPMAYPISTVLHDALRYRIDQEPGLELILCGRSPVLEKGVFVGILLAAEGPVPPELRTDLRQIVMETIGVEARLKIYTLQKAGVKTD
- a CDS encoding mechanosensitive ion channel family protein gives rise to the protein MNPELSRMQQFGDTLAQHGREMVIALAVLILGLLVARWIDKGLRNLLQRIMPKTVYATVACNVVYILLVTSVVALAAVEFGAKPTNIFRLLTIIALIAVGLILFLRPLLPSMPFKVGNTVKAGTLLGKVEAITFINTRLRTFDGKTFFVPNSQILNDVVINYHFTQTRRVKVDVSICYDQDLLKAKRVLEAVMTEDARVKTKPGPMVYVLNLAASAVELGGRCWVDNKDYWVARCELLEKTKLRFDQEGIRFAFPQLDLHLNPREAMEEQGICSAAVSDQEAGPQAEPDETIA
- a CDS encoding iron ABC transporter substrate-binding protein, which translates into the protein MGRTVAIPDKVEKVICSGPGCLRLLTYLQAQDRIVGVDDMETRRSRFDARPYALAHPEFKQYPEFGSFRGHDNPEQILVLDPQPQVIFKTYATMGHDPIELFQKTGIPVIVLNYGDLGANRDQLFQAVRIMGQALGEEKRAQAVVSFFESTISDLHSRTRDIPEKDRPSCYVGGIASKGPHGYQSTEPGYPPLAFIHAKNMAYDTGLKGKALLHSNVSKEKIVEWDPEFLFLDLSTLQMGDKAGGLYELKTDPAYASLTAVKQGKVYGVLPYNWYTRNFGSILANAYYLGKLLYPEHFKDIDPKAKADEIYTFLIGKGVFEIMNQSFGGLVFQPVPVQ
- a CDS encoding iron ABC transporter permease; protein product: MHLMHGTRHEAYSRYVGRKAAMLMLAGVLLALVSLVSISKGAANLPIQEVAKVLLGYDVAKRYELIVWNIRLPQVLAAIVAGAGLSLSGAVMQSVLRNPLGSPFTLGISHAAAFGAAFAVMILGSGTMASSQVGAITISNPYVTTGMAFIFSMAASGLIVGISRMRGATPEIMVLCGVALGALFTAGTMFLQFFADDVQLAAMVFWTFGDVGRASWSELGVLSVITLTASAYFLINSWNYNAVDAGDETAQGLGVRVQRVRIWGMLVSSLVTAVAVSFLGIIGFVGLVCPHMVRRMIGGDNRFLLPASMLLGAILLLASDTVARLILAPHLLPVSILTAFMGAPVFLVLIIRGYAK
- a CDS encoding ABC transporter ATP-binding protein → MILEVNGVKFGYNGKAILKDVQLGVKKGEMLVILGPNGVGKTTLLRCINAILKPKTGTIMVDGRDVLKMEPRAIARRVGYVAQYQARTRMTAFDAILMGRKPHLRFRTSEKDLHMVDGAIKMLGLEELAMRHIDEMSGGELQKVAVGRALVQEPRLLLLDEPTSSLDLKNSMNILSLIKRVVREHRVSAVMTMHNLNSALRFADKFVFLKGGKIHSAGKIGEVTEEMIEEVYDIPVEILHHKGRPLVVPLN
- a CDS encoding DUF2059 domain-containing protein is translated as MRLKILQLAIVFLVLPLTTTAQDSKEALLQDLYGKSGLEEQIVQLPMVIQVGFDQVAATDDRLKAIPRIVIGEIRASIETVFAPENIKRAILGECREKLSIDDLKKVLAWLDSPLGRKFTQLEEAASTPEKYTEMQQFAQTLQKSPPLPERLEIIGRLDDAVKATETSVEVAMNTQLAITIAIVASLPKEQQPAYDNLAAVVEQTRPQIEGAMRAQTIVSLLYTYRNVTETELDQYIEFASSPTGKNYHDAAVSGLKKALLEGSYSWGETIADILTHATSKTEV
- a CDS encoding aldehyde ferredoxin oxidoreductase family protein, with product MYGFFKKALSVDVSNRTHRVESLDETLLRTCMGGKGLGTRLLLDHNPVGVDPLSPANHLILALGPATDSPLHGSCRHGIYSKSPLTGLYAESYSGGSAAIAMSRAGFDAFLISGMAESPIWLEISDQGVFFHPANDLWGLDTFETEAVLRKKVAAKSPGILVIGPAGENCVRFAVIKNDGWRVAGRTGMGAVLGSKKIKAVVFHGSASRPFADPQRIKAYARQMLKDLKNHPAAEAYRNHGTPMMVDVLNNAGGFPSRYWSQGSVQQRENINAQSIKDRCRPRPTACRTCFLACGKSIEVQQGRHQGLKLEGPEYETIYAFGGLCMIEEIEEIVFLNDLCDRMGLDTMTAGNLAALAIEARRRGKIDLEIDYNQPDQIAALLKKIVIRQDVGGLLAEGIRPASEELGLEDLAVHVKGLEPSGYDPRALKGMGLAYAVADRGACHLRTTFYKPELAGMIAPDQIEDKAALFIDFEDRCTLFDTLILCRFYRDLYPWEELGKMLALTTGEQLEKPDLQALAARVTDSARRFNLQEGLRITDDWLPKRLLNEALPDGRRITEADLRQLIDDYYRLRGWRENGHLPATDA